A single window of Pseudomonas lijiangensis DNA harbors:
- a CDS encoding transglycosylase domain-containing protein, which yields MGVLRHSDTRQGVISAERQDDPPMSSPPRRKRYGWRVFWVVVVMGGVALGAAIAVESRSSRLQAKEFSRFAASLSYTLEPGPSDAVVYPGAGPFDKRLGYSSMDEFLSRLLKRDYLITRQTRFSPELLRYSQHGFFVPYEEKIQAGLSITDCRSEPLYEFRYPQQLYADFASIPPLVVSSLLFIENRDLLDEQQPLANPAVDWPRFAKAALSQVAKVFSIPGQSAGGSTLATQLEKYRHSPDGLTQSGSEKLRQMISASVRAYLPGEQTLQARQHVVRDYLNSVPLSAVPGHGEVHGMAEGLRVWFGADFARTNQILASDPEDAKGLAEKGLALREVLSLFIAQRRPSFYLTKGRLELADLTDSHIRLLAQAKVIDEPLANAALASTVTYRNWVQQPTIQPIETNKGISVARSRLSNLLNRPLYDLDRLDLSATSTLQGELQNSVSQYLRDLANPEFAEKIGLFGERLLSPASTAQVRYSFTLFERGPDGSRVRVQTDSTDQPFDINEGSKLELGSTAKMRVLTTYLEIIAELHERYAAMSVTELRKTPVEEPDRLTRWAVDYLIQNKDRDLSKMLSAALDRQYSASPGESFFTGGGLHRFNNFRREDNERIPTLRESLRESINLPFIRLMRDLVRYSTYQAPNNSAALLKDDNNPRRQEYLSQFADREGTVFLLKFWKRYKDKSTQERLDTFLDGIHPTAIRLAAVHRYLLPGADQDAFNAFVRAHLVESGINQKLTDKRLAELYKNYGPGAYDLPDQGYIARVHPLDLWLLGYLLKYPEAQFKDAVAASRHERQEVYGWLFKSRHKSARDSRIRTMMEVEAFLDIEQRWQRVGYPFDHLVPSLATAIGSSGDRPAALAELIGIIQNDGIRLPALRIDSLHFAAGTPYETVLVSNPELGKRVLPSEVAAAMREALSQVVDGGTAKRVQGTFKLQDGSILAMGGKTGTGDNRIESIGAGGRVISSRAINRTATFVFYLGENHFGTLTAFVPGRAAEGFRFTSALPVQVLKGMAPILVPYLENGGHAMCGAPSPRA from the coding sequence ATGGGCGTATTACGGCATTCCGATACCAGGCAAGGTGTGATTTCTGCTGAGCGTCAGGATGACCCTCCCATGTCCAGCCCTCCCCGGCGAAAGCGTTACGGGTGGCGGGTGTTCTGGGTTGTGGTGGTCATGGGCGGCGTTGCATTGGGAGCAGCCATTGCCGTCGAGAGCCGCAGTTCCAGGCTTCAGGCCAAGGAGTTCAGCCGCTTTGCCGCCAGCTTGAGTTACACCCTGGAGCCCGGTCCGAGCGATGCGGTGGTCTATCCCGGTGCGGGGCCGTTCGACAAGCGTCTGGGCTATTCGTCGATGGATGAATTCCTGTCGCGCCTGCTCAAGCGTGACTATCTGATTACCCGGCAGACACGCTTCTCTCCCGAACTGTTGCGCTACAGCCAGCACGGTTTTTTCGTGCCTTACGAGGAGAAAATCCAGGCGGGCCTGTCGATTACCGACTGCCGCAGCGAGCCGCTGTATGAGTTTCGCTATCCCCAGCAACTCTACGCCGACTTCGCCTCTATCCCGCCCCTGGTGGTAAGCAGTCTCTTGTTTATCGAGAACCGTGACCTGCTCGATGAGCAACAGCCCCTGGCCAACCCGGCCGTGGATTGGCCGCGCTTCGCCAAAGCGGCACTGTCACAGGTGGCCAAGGTCTTTTCGATCCCCGGGCAGTCGGCAGGCGGCAGTACCCTGGCGACACAACTGGAAAAATACCGCCACTCGCCAGACGGTCTGACGCAATCGGGTTCGGAGAAGCTGCGGCAGATGATTTCTGCCAGTGTGCGGGCCTATCTGCCGGGCGAGCAGACCTTGCAGGCGCGTCAGCATGTGGTGCGCGATTACCTGAACAGTGTGCCGTTATCTGCCGTGCCCGGGCATGGCGAAGTCCATGGCATGGCCGAAGGCTTGCGGGTCTGGTTTGGCGCCGACTTTGCCAGAACCAATCAGATCCTTGCCTCTGATCCCGAAGACGCAAAAGGCCTGGCTGAAAAAGGTCTGGCATTACGCGAAGTGTTATCGCTGTTCATCGCGCAGCGCCGTCCATCCTTTTATCTGACCAAGGGTCGGCTGGAACTGGCGGACCTTACCGATAGCCATATCCGCCTGCTCGCTCAGGCCAAAGTCATCGATGAGCCTCTGGCTAATGCCGCACTGGCCAGCACCGTCACCTACCGTAACTGGGTGCAGCAACCGACGATCCAGCCCATCGAAACCAACAAGGGCATCAGCGTTGCCCGAAGCCGACTGTCCAACCTCCTCAATCGTCCGCTCTACGATCTGGACCGGCTCGACCTGTCGGCCACCAGCACGTTGCAGGGCGAACTGCAAAACAGCGTCAGCCAGTACCTGCGCGACCTGGCGAACCCGGAGTTCGCGGAAAAGATCGGTCTGTTCGGCGAGCGGCTGCTGTCACCGGCCAGTACGGCTCAGGTGCGCTACAGCTTCACCTTGTTCGAACGCGGTCCGGACGGTTCTCGGGTACGGGTGCAAACCGACAGCACCGATCAGCCGTTCGACATCAACGAAGGCAGCAAACTGGAACTGGGCTCCACCGCCAAGATGCGGGTGCTGACCACCTACCTGGAGATCATCGCCGAACTGCATGAACGCTACGCAGCCATGAGCGTGACCGAGTTGAGAAAGACGCCGGTGGAAGAGCCCGACCGGCTGACCCGCTGGGCCGTGGATTATCTGATACAGAACAAGGACCGGGACCTGTCGAAAATGCTCTCCGCGGCACTGGATCGGCAGTACTCGGCCAGCCCCGGCGAAAGCTTTTTTACCGGCGGCGGTCTGCATCGCTTCAACAACTTCCGTCGCGAAGACAACGAGCGGATTCCGACACTGCGCGAGTCATTGCGCGAGTCGATCAACCTGCCGTTCATTCGCCTGATGCGCGATCTGGTGCGCTACAGCACCTATCAGGCACCGAACAACAGCGCCGCGTTGCTCAAGGACGACAACAACCCGCGCCGTCAGGAATACCTGAGCCAGTTTGCCGATCGCGAAGGCACGGTTTTCCTGCTCAAGTTCTGGAAGCGCTACAAGGACAAATCTACCCAGGAGCGGCTGGACACCTTTCTCGATGGCATCCATCCCACCGCAATCCGCCTGGCTGCGGTGCATCGTTACTTGTTGCCAGGTGCCGACCAGGACGCCTTCAATGCCTTTGTCCGCGCCCATCTGGTCGAGAGCGGAATCAACCAGAAACTCACTGATAAACGCCTGGCCGAGCTGTACAAGAACTATGGGCCTGGTGCCTACGACTTGCCGGATCAGGGCTATATCGCTCGTGTCCATCCTCTGGACCTGTGGCTGCTCGGCTACCTGCTGAAATACCCCGAAGCACAGTTCAAGGATGCAGTTGCCGCCAGCCGTCATGAACGCCAGGAAGTCTATGGCTGGCTGTTCAAGAGCCGGCACAAGAGCGCTCGGGACAGTCGCATCCGCACGATGATGGAAGTCGAGGCGTTTCTGGATATCGAACAGCGCTGGCAGCGAGTGGGTTATCCGTTCGATCATCTGGTGCCCTCACTGGCGACGGCCATCGGCAGTTCGGGCGACCGCCCTGCGGCATTGGCCGAACTGATCGGCATCATCCAGAACGATGGCATCCGCTTGCCCGCCCTGCGCATCGACAGCCTGCATTTTGCTGCCGGCACACCTTATGAAACCGTGCTGGTCAGCAACCCGGAGCTGGGCAAGCGCGTGCTGCCTTCCGAAGTGGCAGCCGCCATGCGCGAAGCACTGTCGCAGGTGGTGGATGGCGGGACAGCCAAGCGTGTGCAAGGTACGTTCAAATTGCAGGACGGCAGCATCCTGGCCATGGGCGGCAAGACCGGCACCGGCGACAACCGTATCGAAAGCATTGGTGCGGGTGGACGGGTGATCAGCTCGCGCGCCATCAACCGCACAGCCACTTTTGTGTTCTACCTCGGTGAAAACCACTTCGGCACCCTGACCGCTTTTGTACCTGGCCGCGCCGCCGAAGGCTTCAGGTTTACCTCGGCCTTGCCGGTGCAAGTGCTCAAGGGCATGGCTCCCATTCTCGTGCCCTATCTGGAAAATGGCGGGCATGCCATGTGCGGTGCGCCCTCTCCACGCGCATGA
- a CDS encoding PadR family transcriptional regulator, which yields MKRMRDDPHHPHDRPLLREYGDGRDGFEKRPGRERGGRGPRVFAPGDLKLLLLALIAEQPCHGYDLIRQIEGMFDGAYSPSPGVIYPTLTFLEESELILGDAQGGKKLYTITAAGLESLTEQAVALDGVKMRIEVSKRSLRGHDRPPEIHEAVHNLRHALQMHHGRWSPEEILRVRDLLNETAKSIVDGPQSASEKSV from the coding sequence ATGAAAAGAATGCGTGATGACCCTCACCACCCCCACGACCGTCCCCTGCTTCGCGAATATGGCGATGGCCGCGACGGTTTTGAAAAACGCCCTGGCCGTGAACGCGGCGGACGCGGCCCTCGGGTGTTCGCGCCCGGCGACCTGAAGCTGCTGCTGCTGGCCTTGATTGCCGAACAGCCTTGCCATGGCTATGACCTGATCCGCCAGATCGAAGGCATGTTCGATGGTGCCTACAGCCCAAGCCCCGGCGTGATCTATCCCACCCTGACCTTTCTTGAAGAAAGCGAACTGATCCTGGGCGATGCCCAGGGCGGCAAAAAGCTCTACACCATCACGGCTGCCGGTCTGGAATCGCTGACCGAACAGGCCGTTGCGCTCGATGGCGTAAAGATGCGGATCGAAGTCAGCAAGCGCTCCCTGCGCGGCCACGACCGTCCACCAGAAATCCATGAAGCGGTTCATAACCTGCGGCATGCGCTGCAGATGCACCACGGTCGCTGGAGCCCGGAAGAAATTCTTCGTGTTCGCGACCTGCTCAACGAGACCGCCAAATCCATCGTCGATGGCCCCCAATCTGCGTCGGAGAAGTCCGTATGA
- a CDS encoding siderophore-interacting protein → MNSQQSIHRVNHEIRVRKLEVLRVTDLTPLMRRVTLHGPQLAGFISMGTDDHVKLLFAQTPEEQTALDNFTPGSNGDGPRPAMRDYTPRRYDEAAGELDIDFVLHGDGPAATWAAQAEPGQFLHIAGPRGSMVVPDIFDSYLLIGDETAIPAIARRLESLSANRIARVVIEIANKDEQQVLASQAKVDVTWVVRGEQDLLEVARGLEIPPGKLYAWVATEAALSRKIRRVLLDEFGLDEGFVKAAGYWRLDENDEG, encoded by the coding sequence ATGAATTCGCAACAATCGATCCATCGCGTCAACCATGAAATCCGAGTGCGCAAGCTTGAAGTCTTGCGTGTCACCGACCTGACCCCGCTGATGCGTCGCGTCACCCTGCACGGGCCGCAACTGGCGGGCTTCATCAGCATGGGCACCGATGACCACGTAAAACTGTTGTTCGCCCAGACGCCCGAAGAGCAGACGGCGCTGGACAACTTCACGCCCGGCAGCAACGGCGACGGCCCCCGCCCGGCCATGCGCGACTACACACCGCGTCGTTACGACGAAGCGGCCGGCGAACTGGATATCGATTTTGTCCTGCACGGTGACGGCCCTGCCGCGACCTGGGCGGCGCAGGCCGAGCCGGGGCAGTTCCTGCATATCGCCGGCCCACGTGGCTCGATGGTGGTGCCGGATATCTTCGACAGCTATCTGCTGATCGGCGACGAAACCGCCATCCCGGCCATTGCCCGCCGTCTGGAGTCGCTGTCGGCAAATCGCATCGCCCGGGTGGTGATCGAGATTGCCAACAAGGATGAGCAGCAGGTTCTCGCAAGCCAGGCAAAGGTGGACGTTACCTGGGTCGTTCGCGGTGAACAGGACTTGCTGGAAGTTGCCCGCGGTCTGGAAATACCTCCAGGCAAGCTCTACGCCTGGGTCGCCACCGAAGCGGCCTTGTCTCGCAAGATCCGCCGTGTGCTGCTGGACGAATTCGGGCTTGATGAGGGGTTCGTCAAGGCGGCTGGCTACTGGCGTCTGGATGAGAATGACGAAGGCTGA
- a CDS encoding Pr6Pr family membrane protein: protein MHSEHPQLTQGQRRYTLVAACLGWSGLAIQMYLIFWARWADQASLLGGLVRFFSFFTVLSNTLVAVALTCALSHRQSRGHEFFRNPVVCGGIAASIALVGIAYNLLLRHLWQPQGLQWIADELLHDVMPLIFVVYWWLYVPRGRLRFNHVLLWTLYPILYFGYVLLRGDALGDYMYPFIDVGTLGYGQAFINAGGVLLGFMVIALVLLGIDKGFRERTPR from the coding sequence ATGCACAGCGAACATCCGCAACTGACGCAGGGACAGCGTCGCTACACGCTGGTTGCCGCCTGCCTGGGCTGGTCCGGCCTGGCTATCCAGATGTATCTGATTTTCTGGGCGCGCTGGGCCGATCAGGCCAGCCTGCTGGGCGGTCTGGTCCGGTTTTTCAGCTTCTTTACGGTCTTGAGCAACACGCTGGTCGCGGTGGCGCTCACCTGTGCATTGAGTCACCGCCAGTCCCGCGGGCATGAGTTCTTTCGCAACCCGGTCGTGTGCGGCGGCATTGCTGCCAGCATTGCGCTGGTGGGCATCGCCTATAACCTGCTGTTGCGCCATCTGTGGCAACCACAAGGCTTGCAGTGGATCGCGGACGAATTGCTGCACGACGTCATGCCGCTGATCTTCGTGGTGTATTGGTGGCTGTATGTGCCCAGAGGCAGGCTGCGTTTTAACCATGTGCTGCTGTGGACGCTGTACCCGATCCTCTACTTCGGCTATGTCCTGCTGCGCGGCGATGCATTGGGGGATTACATGTACCCCTTCATCGATGTCGGCACGCTCGGGTATGGGCAGGCTTTTATCAATGCGGGTGGCGTGCTGCTGGGGTTTATGGTGATTGCGCTGGTTTTGCTGGGGATTGATAAAGGGTTTCGCGAAAGAACGCCTCGATGA
- a CDS encoding VF530 family protein → MTTTQNDPLHGVTLEQILKALVEHYQWSGLSERIDIRCFKSDPSIKSSLTFLRKTPWAREKVEALYVKLHRSKGW, encoded by the coding sequence ATGACAACAACCCAGAACGACCCTCTGCACGGCGTCACGCTGGAACAGATCCTCAAGGCTCTGGTCGAGCACTATCAATGGTCCGGTTTGTCTGAGCGCATCGATATTCGCTGCTTCAAGAGTGATCCGAGTATCAAGTCCAGCCTGACTTTTCTGCGCAAGACGCCCTGGGCTCGCGAGAAAGTCGAAGCGCTGTACGTGAAGCTGCATCGCAGCAAGGGTTGGTAA
- a CDS encoding TonB-dependent receptor has translation MHRNLLWRLTPLATALLLAAPAHAAESLELQPQVITANPLGSDQLATPTTVLEGDALTLEQKGSLGETLNKQPGVSSSYFGPGASRPIIRGMDGDRIRILRNGVGALDASSLSYDHAVPLDPVNVDRVEIVRGPAALLYGGSAIGGVVNTFDNRIPTEAIEGIHGAGELRYGGADTTRSSAGKLEAGNGQFALHIDANAREFNDLRIPGYARTRELRAQGSEDGDKKNRLSNSDGRQDGGAVGGSYTWDDGYAGVSYSNYDSNYGSPAEQDVRIRMQQEHYAFASEIRNLSGPFTSVKLDAGYTDYEHREIEGGEVGTTFKNKGYEARIEARHQPIGPVNGVVGAQITRSEFSALGEEAFVPQTDTDAGALFILEELQATERLKLSLGGRIEHTTVDPDAQGKDRFAAADNSSKFTAGSLSSGAVYTLTPVWSLAATLGYTERAPTFYELYANGAHVATGTYERGNADLSKEKAVSSDLALRFDNGTHKGSAGVFYSHFSNYIGLLGSGRTVDDDGQDDASGIPEFNYAGVRARFSGFEAQDHWKLGENRYGSLALELSGDYTRATNLDTGEALPRIAPLRLNSGLLWELDKWQARIDIEHASAQRRVPDNESTTDGYTTLGASAGYRFNLGGSQWLAFVDGENLTNQTVRYASSILRDIAPAQGRSVQVGLRTTF, from the coding sequence ATGCACCGCAACCTGCTCTGGCGCCTGACGCCATTGGCAACCGCCCTGCTGCTTGCCGCTCCAGCCCATGCCGCTGAAAGCCTTGAACTGCAACCTCAGGTCATTACGGCCAACCCGCTGGGCAGCGATCAACTGGCAACGCCGACAACGGTTCTGGAAGGCGATGCCCTGACCCTTGAACAGAAAGGCAGCCTGGGCGAAACCCTGAACAAGCAGCCGGGAGTTTCTTCGTCTTATTTCGGCCCGGGCGCCAGCCGCCCGATCATTCGCGGCATGGACGGTGACCGGATTCGTATTCTGCGCAACGGCGTAGGCGCGCTGGATGCTTCGTCCCTGTCCTACGACCACGCCGTCCCGCTGGACCCGGTCAATGTCGACCGTGTCGAAATCGTGCGAGGCCCGGCTGCCCTGCTCTACGGCGGCAGCGCCATCGGTGGCGTGGTCAACACCTTTGATAACCGCATCCCCACCGAAGCCATCGAAGGCATTCACGGCGCTGGCGAGCTTCGCTACGGTGGAGCGGATACGACCCGTAGCAGTGCCGGCAAACTGGAAGCCGGTAATGGCCAGTTCGCCTTGCATATCGATGCCAACGCCCGTGAGTTCAATGACCTGCGCATCCCCGGCTACGCCCGTACCCGCGAACTGCGCGCCCAGGGCAGCGAAGACGGCGACAAGAAAAACCGTCTGAGCAACAGTGATGGACGTCAGGACGGCGGCGCTGTCGGTGGCTCCTACACCTGGGATGACGGCTATGCAGGCGTGTCGTACAGCAACTACGACTCCAACTACGGCTCACCCGCCGAGCAGGACGTGCGTATCCGCATGCAGCAGGAGCATTACGCTTTCGCCTCCGAGATCCGCAATCTGTCCGGGCCTTTCACGTCGGTCAAACTGGACGCGGGCTACACAGACTATGAACACCGCGAGATCGAAGGCGGCGAAGTCGGCACCACCTTCAAGAACAAGGGTTACGAAGCCCGCATCGAAGCCCGTCATCAACCCATCGGGCCAGTCAATGGCGTGGTGGGCGCACAGATAACCCGCAGCGAGTTTTCTGCCCTGGGTGAAGAGGCCTTCGTGCCGCAGACCGATACCGATGCCGGCGCGCTGTTCATTCTTGAAGAACTGCAAGCCACCGAACGCTTGAAGCTGAGCCTGGGCGGACGCATCGAACACACCACGGTCGATCCCGATGCCCAGGGCAAGGATCGTTTCGCCGCAGCCGACAACTCCAGCAAGTTCACGGCCGGCAGCCTGTCGTCGGGCGCGGTCTACACCCTGACGCCGGTCTGGTCCCTGGCTGCGACACTGGGTTACACCGAACGCGCTCCAACCTTCTATGAGCTCTATGCCAACGGCGCTCACGTGGCCACCGGCACTTACGAGCGCGGCAATGCCGACCTGTCGAAAGAGAAAGCGGTTTCCAGCGACCTGGCCCTGCGCTTCGACAATGGCACCCACAAAGGCAGCGCGGGTGTTTTCTACAGCCACTTCTCCAACTACATCGGCTTGCTGGGCAGTGGTCGCACCGTCGATGACGATGGTCAGGACGATGCCAGCGGCATCCCGGAATTCAACTACGCAGGCGTTCGTGCACGCTTCAGTGGTTTCGAGGCCCAGGACCACTGGAAGCTGGGTGAAAACCGCTACGGCAGCCTGGCGCTGGAGCTGTCCGGTGACTACACCCGCGCCACTAATCTGGATACCGGAGAAGCCTTGCCCCGTATCGCCCCCTTGCGCCTGAACAGTGGCCTGCTGTGGGAACTGGACAAGTGGCAGGCTCGCATTGATATCGAACATGCCAGCGCTCAGCGCCGGGTCCCGGATAACGAATCCACGACCGATGGCTACACCACGCTGGGGGCCAGTGCCGGTTACCGCTTCAATCTGGGCGGCAGCCAATGGCTGGCTTTCGTCGATGGCGAGAACCTGACCAACCAGACCGTGCGCTACGCCAGCTCGATCCTGCGGGATATCGCACCGGCCCAGGGCCGTAGCGTACAAGTCGGTTTACGCACCACGTTCTGA
- a CDS encoding glucose/quinate/shikimate family membrane-bound PQQ-dependent dehydrogenase: MSTEGALSRNRLLPTLLGLVIALMGLVLLVGGLRLMQLEGSLYYLLAGIGFTVTGVLLILGHRSALGLYALLLFASTVWSLWEVGLDWWQLVPRLALWFALGIVLLLPWFRRPLLRGEPARLGTGALTVAVVLAGLTALASQFTNPGRIEGQLDRETAGTTNTAPAMPDGDWQSYGRTGFGDRYSPLAQITPQNVNTLVPAWTYRTGDIPGPNDPGETTAENTPLKVNGMLYVCTPHSQVIALDPDSGKEIWRFDPKISTQNAENFKGWAHMTCRGVSYHDDTAYAASSPAQSPATPAAEGTAGNACPRRIFLPTADTRLIALNADTGKMCEDFGNKGSIDLSANIGTFAPGGYYSTSPPAVTKDLVVIGGHVTDNVSIDEPSGVIRAYDVHTGRLVWNWDSGNPDDTTPIAEGKTYTRNSPNMWSMFSVDEKLGMLYLPMGNQMPDQWGGNRTPASEKYSAGLVALDIATGKVRWNYQFTHHDLWDMDVGGQPTLMDMKTADGVKPAVLASTKQGSIYVLDRSNGQPIVPINEVPVPQGAVEGDRTSPTQPKSDLNFMPPPLKERDMWGVTPFDQMLCRIDFKSLRYEGAFTPPSLQGSIVYPGNFGVFDWGGISVDPVRQIAFVNPSYMAFRSKLVPAAEVEAGPGRKSETEGVQPNKGAPYGVILEALLSPMGLPCQAPAWGYVAAVDLTNHKTIWMHKNGTVRDSSPVPIPLTMGVPSLGGTFTTASGVAFLSGTLDQYLRAYDVRNGKQLWEARLPAGAQTTPMTYTGKDGQQYVLVVAGGHGSLGTKQGDYVMAFKLPKS; the protein is encoded by the coding sequence ATGAGCACTGAAGGTGCTTTGAGTAGAAATCGCCTGTTACCCACATTGCTCGGTCTGGTGATCGCGCTGATGGGACTGGTCCTCTTGGTTGGCGGCCTCAGACTGATGCAACTGGAGGGTTCGCTCTACTACCTGCTGGCAGGCATCGGTTTCACGGTAACCGGCGTGCTGCTCATCCTGGGACATCGCTCCGCTCTTGGCCTGTATGCGCTCCTGCTGTTTGCGAGCACGGTCTGGTCCTTGTGGGAAGTCGGCCTCGACTGGTGGCAACTGGTACCACGTCTGGCGCTCTGGTTTGCATTGGGCATCGTCCTGCTGTTGCCATGGTTTCGTCGGCCTCTGCTGCGTGGCGAACCTGCCCGCCTGGGCACTGGTGCCCTGACGGTCGCAGTCGTGCTGGCAGGCCTGACCGCACTGGCCAGCCAGTTCACAAACCCCGGCCGTATCGAAGGACAACTGGACCGCGAAACCGCAGGCACCACCAACACGGCTCCTGCCATGCCCGATGGCGACTGGCAGTCCTATGGCCGTACCGGCTTCGGCGACCGTTACTCGCCACTGGCACAGATCACGCCGCAGAACGTCAATACCCTGGTGCCCGCCTGGACCTATCGCACCGGCGACATCCCGGGACCGAACGATCCGGGAGAAACCACAGCCGAGAACACGCCGCTCAAGGTCAACGGCATGTTGTACGTGTGTACACCGCATAGCCAGGTGATCGCCCTGGACCCTGACAGCGGCAAGGAAATCTGGCGCTTCGATCCGAAGATCAGCACCCAGAATGCAGAAAACTTCAAAGGTTGGGCGCACATGACCTGCCGTGGCGTCTCGTATCACGATGACACCGCCTATGCCGCGAGCAGCCCAGCTCAAAGCCCGGCCACACCGGCTGCCGAAGGCACTGCCGGCAATGCATGCCCGCGCCGTATCTTCCTGCCCACTGCCGACACCCGCCTGATCGCTCTGAACGCCGATACCGGCAAGATGTGCGAAGACTTCGGCAACAAAGGCTCGATCGATCTGAGTGCCAATATCGGCACCTTCGCACCGGGCGGTTACTACTCCACGTCGCCACCGGCCGTGACCAAAGATCTGGTGGTGATTGGCGGCCATGTCACCGATAACGTTTCCATCGACGAGCCTTCGGGCGTCATTCGTGCCTACGACGTTCACACCGGTCGCCTGGTCTGGAACTGGGACAGCGGCAATCCGGACGATACGACGCCTATCGCCGAAGGCAAGACCTACACCCGCAACTCTCCGAACATGTGGTCCATGTTCAGCGTCGATGAAAAGCTGGGCATGCTCTACCTGCCGATGGGCAATCAGATGCCCGATCAGTGGGGCGGCAACCGCACGCCAGCCTCGGAGAAATACAGCGCAGGCCTGGTGGCACTGGATATCGCCACCGGTAAAGTGCGCTGGAATTACCAGTTCACCCATCACGATCTGTGGGACATGGATGTGGGCGGTCAACCGACCCTCATGGACATGAAAACCGCCGATGGCGTCAAACCGGCGGTGCTGGCTTCGACCAAACAAGGCAGCATCTATGTACTGGACCGCAGCAACGGCCAGCCGATTGTGCCGATCAATGAAGTACCCGTACCGCAAGGCGCGGTCGAAGGGGATCGCACCTCGCCGACCCAGCCCAAGTCCGACCTGAACTTCATGCCACCGCCCCTCAAGGAGCGTGACATGTGGGGTGTGACGCCATTCGATCAGATGCTGTGCCGGATCGATTTCAAATCCTTGCGCTACGAAGGCGCGTTCACCCCGCCATCGCTGCAGGGCTCGATCGTTTATCCGGGCAACTTCGGTGTGTTCGACTGGGGCGGCATCTCGGTAGACCCGGTTCGTCAGATCGCGTTCGTCAACCCGAGCTACATGGCGTTCCGCTCGAAACTGGTACCTGCCGCCGAGGTTGAAGCCGGGCCGGGCCGCAAGAGCGAAACCGAAGGCGTACAACCGAACAAGGGCGCACCTTATGGCGTGATCCTCGAAGCGTTGCTCTCGCCGATGGGCTTGCCTTGCCAGGCGCCAGCATGGGGTTATGTGGCAGCCGTAGACCTGACCAACCACAAGACCATCTGGATGCACAAGAACGGCACCGTGCGCGACAGCTCGCCGGTCCCGATTCCCCTGACCATGGGCGTTCCAAGCCTGGGCGGCACCTTCACCACCGCCAGCGGCGTGGCGTTCCTGAGCGGCACCCTGGATCAGTACCTGCGCGCCTACGACGTCCGTAACGGCAAGCAGTTGTGGGAAGCGCGCCTGCCAGCAGGTGCCCAGACCACTCCGATGACTTACACCGGCAAGGACGGCCAGCAATATGTGCTGGTGGTCGCCGGTGGTCACGGCTCCCTGGGGACCAAACAGGGTGACTACGTGATGGCGTTCAAACTGCCGAAGTCATAG
- a CDS encoding cupin domain-containing protein, producing the protein MISRQLELIRVLGTGVAMAAVVMLPLGAAHAATPTTEVAQQGIRAFKLCTGTDNRAHIQEGTVDQKFRTNVDIIHFKETAPHSSYDWHPAPEEQYVITLSGTLEFFTTGGETFVLRPGDVLVAQDTTGEGHRWQMVGDEPWRRAYITLKPGVKTAFVPKAGSKGC; encoded by the coding sequence ATGATCTCTCGTCAACTTGAGTTGATTCGCGTATTGGGTACCGGAGTCGCCATGGCAGCTGTGGTCATGCTGCCTCTGGGTGCCGCTCACGCTGCGACGCCGACCACAGAGGTTGCGCAGCAGGGGATAAGAGCGTTCAAGTTGTGCACAGGCACTGACAACCGTGCTCATATCCAGGAAGGGACAGTCGATCAGAAGTTTCGTACCAATGTGGACATCATCCATTTCAAGGAAACGGCACCTCATTCGTCCTACGACTGGCATCCCGCTCCCGAGGAGCAATACGTGATCACTCTGAGCGGCACGCTCGAGTTCTTCACGACCGGTGGCGAAACCTTTGTCCTGCGCCCGGGCGATGTGCTGGTTGCCCAGGACACCACAGGCGAAGGGCACCGCTGGCAGATGGTCGGCGACGAGCCATGGCGTCGCGCCTACATCACTCTCAAACCGGGTGTGAAAACCGCATTCGTGCCCAAGGCTGGTTCCAAGGGCTGCTGA
- a CDS encoding group I truncated hemoglobin, with protein sequence MRHLLMCLMIALLAGCAQQPPKDDSLYQDLGQRAGIQRIVEGMLMNIARDDRIVERFKRIDIVRLRDKLVEQFCVEAGGPCQYTGSSMAESHKGQNLTRSDFNALVENLIDAMDAEKIPVSVQNRLIARLAPMRGEVIEK encoded by the coding sequence ATGAGACATCTGTTGATGTGCCTGATGATTGCCTTGCTGGCGGGGTGCGCCCAGCAACCGCCCAAGGATGACAGCCTCTATCAGGACCTCGGACAGCGCGCCGGTATCCAGCGTATTGTCGAGGGCATGTTGATGAACATTGCCCGGGATGATCGGATCGTCGAGCGTTTCAAGAGAATCGATATCGTGCGTCTGCGGGACAAGCTGGTTGAGCAGTTTTGTGTCGAAGCTGGTGGCCCTTGCCAATATACCGGTTCCAGCATGGCTGAATCCCACAAGGGCCAGAACCTGACCCGCAGTGATTTCAATGCGCTGGTGGAAAACCTGATCGATGCCATGGATGCCGAGAAAATTCCGGTGTCGGTGCAAAACCGTCTGATCGCCCGGCTCGCGCCGATGCGTGGCGAAGTGATCGAGAAGTAA